The Polyangiaceae bacterium genome includes a region encoding these proteins:
- a CDS encoding RluA family pseudouridine synthase has product MRRFQIDAELSGERVDKLLARLLPGTSRATIQRWIGEGRVRIDGRPCRARDTPGEGSTVEVEPGPPPPSEALPDPSVPYRVVFEDAHLIVVDKPAGVVVHPARGHRDGTLVSGLLSREGFGGAPADPRDPAGPLRPGIVHRIDKDTSGILVVAKDEATREGLKAQLARHDVEREYRALTLGVPRAGRVETLHGRDPKSRLRFTTRVREGRRAVTLVSVLEVLSGGRAALVACRLETGRTHQIRVHLAEQTKTPILADALYGRRSQDPELRAVELALGRQALHAALLGFVHPVSGATLRFESPLPEDMQRALERLRALG; this is encoded by the coding sequence ATGCGCCGCTTCCAGATCGACGCCGAGCTCTCGGGAGAGCGCGTCGACAAGCTCCTCGCCCGGCTCTTGCCCGGCACCTCCCGCGCGACGATCCAGCGCTGGATCGGCGAGGGCCGCGTTCGCATCGACGGTCGTCCGTGTCGCGCGCGGGACACTCCAGGCGAGGGCAGCACGGTCGAGGTCGAGCCGGGGCCGCCGCCACCCTCCGAGGCGCTGCCGGATCCGAGCGTGCCGTACCGGGTCGTGTTCGAGGACGCGCACCTGATCGTGGTCGACAAGCCGGCAGGCGTGGTCGTGCACCCCGCCCGCGGCCACCGCGACGGCACCTTGGTGAGCGGCCTTCTGTCCCGGGAGGGCTTCGGCGGCGCGCCGGCGGATCCCCGGGACCCCGCTGGACCGCTCCGGCCTGGGATCGTGCACCGCATCGACAAGGACACGAGCGGCATCCTGGTCGTGGCCAAAGACGAGGCCACCCGCGAGGGGCTCAAGGCGCAGCTCGCGCGCCACGACGTCGAGCGCGAGTACCGCGCGCTGACCCTGGGAGTGCCCCGGGCGGGGCGCGTCGAGACCCTCCACGGCCGCGATCCCAAGAGCCGCCTGCGCTTCACCACCCGGGTGCGCGAGGGTCGTCGCGCAGTGACTTTGGTTTCGGTGCTGGAAGTGCTCTCCGGGGGGCGAGCAGCCCTCGTGGCGTGTCGCTTGGAGACGGGGCGCACGCATCAGATCCGCGTCCACCTGGCGGAGCAGACGAAGACCCCCATCCTGGCCGACGCGCTCTACGGGCGGCGCTCGCAGGACCCCGAGCTTCGCGCGGTGGAGCTCGCGCTCGGCCGCCAGGCGCTGCACGCGGCGCTGCTCGGCTTCGTCCACCCGGTGAGCGGAGCCACGCTGCGCTTCGAGTCGCCGCTGCCGGAAGACATGCAGCGCGCGCTCGAGCGACTCCGGGCGCTCGGCTAG